The following coding sequences lie in one Bordetella genomosp. 9 genomic window:
- a CDS encoding Bug family tripartite tricarboxylate transporter substrate binding protein, which yields MRFLRHAFAALLAGVCALQAAAAHAYPDKPIRLIVPFPPGGGTDALARQVANEMAARNGWTFVIENRPGAGGNLGVDQAAKAKPDGYTLVIGQTSNLAINPTLYAKLPYDPEKDLTPIGMVAEAPLVLAVAANAPYKTLADVVAASKAKPGSIDVATSGNGTVAHLATEMFQKAAGIRLTHVPYKGAAQGATDLIGGQIDMYMSSVPTLIGHIRNGAMRALAVTSLKRSEDLPDVPTFAESGFKDFDAVTWFGLAGPSGLPADVVRTLNHALTAALDAPSTRKLFQAQGAEVRSSTPEAFAKLIHDDRVRWGEIVKASGARID from the coding sequence ATGCGATTCCTGCGCCATGCGTTCGCCGCCCTCCTTGCCGGCGTCTGCGCCCTGCAAGCCGCCGCGGCCCACGCCTATCCCGACAAGCCCATTCGCCTGATCGTGCCGTTTCCGCCCGGTGGCGGGACCGATGCGCTGGCCCGGCAGGTGGCCAACGAGATGGCGGCCAGGAATGGATGGACGTTCGTCATCGAGAACCGCCCGGGCGCGGGCGGGAACCTGGGCGTGGACCAGGCGGCCAAGGCAAAGCCGGACGGCTACACGCTGGTGATCGGGCAGACGAGCAACCTGGCGATCAACCCGACCCTCTACGCCAAACTGCCCTACGACCCCGAAAAAGACCTGACGCCTATCGGCATGGTGGCGGAGGCGCCGCTGGTACTGGCAGTGGCGGCAAACGCGCCGTACAAAACGCTGGCCGACGTCGTCGCGGCATCCAAGGCCAAACCCGGCTCCATCGACGTCGCGACGTCGGGCAACGGCACGGTGGCCCACCTGGCGACGGAGATGTTCCAGAAGGCTGCCGGTATCCGGTTGACCCACGTTCCCTACAAGGGCGCGGCGCAGGGCGCTACCGACCTGATCGGCGGCCAGATCGACATGTACATGTCTTCCGTGCCGACGCTCATCGGTCATATCCGCAATGGGGCGATGCGGGCGCTGGCAGTTACCTCGCTCAAGCGCAGCGAGGACCTGCCTGACGTGCCGACCTTCGCGGAATCCGGCTTCAAGGATTTCGATGCCGTGACGTGGTTCGGATTGGCGGGGCCCTCGGGCCTGCCGGCGGACGTGGTGCGCACGCTCAACCACGCGCTGACCGCAGCCCTGGACGCGCCCTCCACCCGCAAGCTTTTCCAGGCGCAGGGCGCCGAGGTCCGCAGCAGCACCCCCGAAGCGTTCGCGAAGCTGATCCATGACGATCGCGTCCGCTGGGGCGAGATCGTCAAGGCTTCCGGCGCGCGCATCGATTGA
- a CDS encoding RraA family protein yields the protein MSSSDIVKDFPRVSPQVVAQAARFQPAILADVAGRRGAMHGRIRPLHASMKLAGPAFTVEVRPGDNLMIHAAISLARPGDVLIIDGKGDLSSALMGTIMMTACKQLGLAGVVIDGAARDSLEIMEMDYPVFAAGTNPNGPTKNIGGRIGHPITVGGITVHPGDFVIGDNDGVVVVERDKIEGLLPAAEKKVKDEAARIAAIKSGDTAAKWLVSALRTAGVLKEGESL from the coding sequence ATGAGCAGCTCAGATATCGTCAAGGACTTTCCCCGCGTGTCTCCGCAGGTCGTCGCGCAGGCCGCACGTTTCCAGCCCGCCATCCTGGCCGACGTGGCCGGGCGCCGCGGCGCGATGCACGGCCGCATCCGGCCGTTGCATGCCTCGATGAAGCTGGCGGGTCCCGCGTTCACCGTGGAAGTCCGCCCCGGCGACAACCTGATGATCCATGCGGCCATCTCGCTTGCGCGCCCTGGCGATGTGTTGATCATCGACGGCAAAGGCGATCTCAGTTCGGCGCTGATGGGCACCATCATGATGACGGCGTGCAAACAACTGGGCCTGGCGGGCGTCGTCATTGACGGCGCGGCGCGGGACAGCCTTGAGATCATGGAAATGGACTATCCGGTGTTCGCGGCCGGGACCAACCCCAACGGTCCGACCAAAAACATTGGCGGGCGTATCGGCCATCCGATCACGGTCGGGGGCATAACGGTGCATCCCGGCGACTTCGTGATTGGGGACAACGACGGCGTGGTCGTCGTCGAGCGCGACAAGATCGAAGGCCTGCTGCCCGCCGCCGAGAAAAAGGTCAAGGACGAAGCAGCGCGCATTGCCGCCATCAAAAGCGGCGATACCGCGGCAAAGTGGCTCGTGTCGGCCCTGC
- the ggt gene encoding gamma-glutamyltransferase yields MSRKAMVVCPQPEAAESGIEILQAGGNAVDAAVACALAQTVVDPLMCGIAGFGTGAVYMAGKGVHEYIDFHAPAPAAAKPDMWAHLLEGEARDGFGFSIKGRLNDIGPQSIAVPGTLRGLEAMHRAHGRLPWRDVVEPAIAWARDGFFVRPAMYAFWIDEPHMGRASNRERLAWCEDGRRLYCRADGSPKTIGTPLTNPDYAETLRMIAAEGADAFYVGALADRMLEFLSAQGALISREDLAAYQPARNAPLSGTYRDRRITTNQPPGGGAMLIEMLNILEHFDLAGLGHNSPEYIRVVCEAMKRATADKDRYIGDPKFVDVPLDRLLSKDYASQAAAAIRAGEKVRIERVDSAVVVPRDTTHLSVVDGDGNCVSLTHSLAMPSGVIAPGLGFMFNGCMGVFDPRPGRAGSIAPGKSRFTSSCPTIVFRNGEPEIVLGAPGGTQIAMGVLQSLLNVIDFGHPMQTAVSLPRFSATSNAIDICNRIPRAVERALAGQGYEVIRNPFGYTIAWVHAIRMADGQLQGGADPGRDGVAYETVVAG; encoded by the coding sequence ATGAGCCGAAAAGCAATGGTGGTGTGCCCGCAGCCGGAGGCGGCCGAGTCGGGCATCGAGATCCTGCAGGCGGGCGGCAATGCCGTCGATGCCGCCGTGGCTTGCGCGCTGGCGCAGACGGTGGTGGACCCCTTGATGTGCGGCATCGCGGGATTCGGCACGGGCGCCGTTTACATGGCGGGCAAGGGCGTTCATGAATACATCGACTTTCATGCCCCGGCGCCCGCCGCGGCAAAGCCCGATATGTGGGCACACCTGCTGGAGGGCGAGGCGCGCGACGGCTTCGGCTTCAGTATCAAGGGCCGCCTGAACGACATCGGCCCGCAATCGATTGCGGTGCCTGGCACGCTGCGCGGACTGGAAGCCATGCATCGGGCCCACGGCCGGCTGCCCTGGCGCGATGTGGTGGAGCCGGCCATCGCCTGGGCTCGCGACGGTTTTTTCGTGCGCCCGGCAATGTATGCGTTCTGGATCGACGAGCCGCACATGGGCCGCGCCAGCAACCGCGAACGCCTGGCGTGGTGCGAGGATGGCCGCCGCCTGTACTGCCGTGCGGACGGCTCCCCGAAGACGATCGGAACGCCGCTGACCAATCCGGATTACGCCGAAACGCTGCGCATGATCGCGGCGGAAGGCGCGGACGCGTTTTATGTCGGCGCCCTGGCGGACCGGATGCTCGAGTTTCTGTCGGCCCAGGGCGCGCTGATCTCGCGCGAGGACCTGGCCGCATACCAGCCCGCGCGCAATGCGCCGCTGTCCGGGACGTATCGGGACCGGCGCATCACCACCAACCAGCCGCCCGGCGGCGGCGCAATGCTTATCGAAATGCTCAACATCCTGGAGCATTTCGATCTGGCCGGTCTGGGACACAACAGTCCTGAATACATCCGGGTGGTGTGCGAAGCCATGAAGCGCGCGACCGCCGACAAGGATCGCTATATCGGCGATCCGAAGTTCGTCGATGTCCCGCTGGACCGCTTGCTTTCCAAGGACTATGCGAGCCAGGCCGCCGCGGCCATCCGCGCGGGCGAAAAGGTGCGGATCGAACGCGTCGATAGCGCCGTAGTCGTTCCTCGCGATACGACGCATCTGTCGGTGGTGGACGGCGATGGCAATTGCGTGTCGCTGACCCATTCGCTGGCCATGCCATCCGGCGTTATCGCGCCCGGATTGGGGTTCATGTTCAATGGCTGCATGGGAGTCTTCGACCCTCGTCCGGGGCGGGCAGGGAGCATCGCGCCGGGCAAAAGCCGGTTCACGTCATCGTGTCCGACCATCGTTTTCCGCAACGGCGAACCGGAGATCGTACTGGGAGCGCCGGGCGGCACGCAGATCGCCATGGGCGTGCTGCAGAGCCTGTTGAATGTCATCGATTTCGGCCACCCGATGCAGACGGCCGTGTCCTTGCCGCGGTTCTCGGCCACCAGCAATGCGATCGATATCTGCAATCGCATTCCGCGCGCGGTGGAGCGCGCGCTGGCGGGACAGGGGTATGAGGTCATCCGCAATCCCTTTGGCTACACCATCGCGTGGGTGCACGCGATACGGATGGCCGATGGGCAGTTGCAAGGCGGCGCGGATCCGGGGCGGGATGGCGTTGCCTACGAGACTGTGGTGGCCGGATAA
- a CDS encoding IclR family transcriptional regulator produces MKQSAGESGDDTAGEEGVVAVRRAMRILEAFGVEDAYLSLAELSRRTGCHRSTVLRLARTLAMDDYLAQRPDGTWRLARAAGWLGACYQATFNVVEVVQPVLRELSEVTGESATFYVREGNQRICVARVEGPRSIRHHVRVGAALPLNLGSPGRVLLAFSGEPDEPYESIRRAGYMISLGERDAEVSSISAPVYGINWSLVGAVCISGPLSRLNEEVLLGHKEHILAAASRLSRAMIGMRQGQAR; encoded by the coding sequence ATGAAGCAATCGGCCGGAGAAAGCGGGGACGATACGGCGGGCGAAGAAGGCGTCGTAGCCGTCCGGCGCGCCATGCGGATCCTTGAGGCCTTTGGCGTGGAGGACGCGTATCTTTCGCTGGCGGAATTGAGCCGCCGCACCGGATGCCATCGGTCCACGGTGCTGCGCCTGGCGCGCACACTGGCGATGGACGATTACCTCGCGCAGCGGCCGGATGGCACGTGGCGGCTGGCCCGCGCGGCCGGCTGGCTGGGCGCCTGTTATCAGGCCACGTTCAATGTGGTCGAAGTCGTGCAGCCGGTGCTGCGCGAACTATCCGAGGTCACCGGCGAAAGCGCCACGTTCTATGTCCGCGAAGGCAATCAGCGGATCTGCGTTGCGCGGGTGGAAGGGCCCCGGTCCATACGCCATCATGTCCGGGTCGGCGCGGCGCTGCCGCTGAACCTGGGCAGCCCGGGACGCGTGCTGCTTGCCTTCTCCGGCGAACCCGACGAACCGTACGAGTCGATACGCCGCGCCGGCTACATGATCTCGCTGGGCGAGCGCGACGCAGAGGTATCGAGCATCTCCGCGCCCGTCTACGGAATCAATTGGAGCCTGGTCGGCGCGGTGTGTATTTCCGGCCCTTTATCGCGCCTGAACGAAGAAGTGCTGCTGGGGCACAAGGAACATATCCTGGCTGCCGCAAGCCGCCTGTCACGCGCGATGATCGGAATGCGGCAAGGGCAAGCGCGCTAG
- a CDS encoding Bug family tripartite tricarboxylate transporter substrate binding protein: MKIYSKISALIGAAALATATLAHADNWPARPLKLIVSQGAGGSTDTIARTWAEHVGRTIGQPIVVENRPGAGGIIAAQATLAQPADGYTLFMAGVSQMVLNKFVYKPLAYDPDKDFVGVATLSVVPFVLVANPATGFKSFDDLKKAALARPDHLNFASSGRGNSTHLVVELLQKQTGIRMSHIPYRGETDGVVATASGSTDVMAPTLSTALPLIKSGKLVPLLLLSKQRNPDLPDVPTAKELGMDGFDDIGWAGIAAKTGTPPEVLEKLHAATNAFLDDPATAAKFQSMQTQILKTGQEALMRYTARDTIKWRDAIGNLELSPN, encoded by the coding sequence ATGAAGATTTATTCAAAGATCAGCGCCCTGATCGGCGCCGCGGCCTTGGCCACGGCGACGCTGGCGCATGCGGACAACTGGCCGGCGCGGCCGCTGAAGCTGATCGTGTCGCAGGGCGCGGGCGGCAGCACGGACACGATCGCCCGGACTTGGGCCGAACACGTGGGACGGACCATCGGCCAGCCCATCGTGGTGGAAAACCGGCCGGGCGCGGGCGGCATCATCGCCGCGCAGGCGACGCTGGCCCAGCCCGCCGACGGCTATACGCTCTTCATGGCGGGCGTATCGCAAATGGTGTTGAACAAGTTCGTCTACAAACCGTTGGCGTACGACCCGGACAAGGATTTCGTCGGGGTCGCGACGCTCAGCGTCGTGCCTTTCGTGCTGGTCGCCAATCCCGCGACGGGTTTCAAGTCGTTCGACGATCTGAAGAAGGCGGCGTTGGCCCGGCCGGATCATTTGAACTTCGCGTCATCGGGCCGGGGCAACTCCACGCACCTGGTTGTGGAGCTGCTGCAGAAGCAGACCGGCATACGCATGTCGCATATTCCCTACCGCGGCGAGACGGATGGGGTGGTGGCGACGGCGTCGGGAAGCACCGACGTCATGGCGCCGACGCTGAGCACGGCGCTGCCTTTGATCAAGAGCGGCAAGCTCGTGCCCCTGCTGCTGCTTTCCAAGCAACGCAATCCGGATCTGCCGGACGTGCCGACGGCGAAGGAGCTCGGCATGGACGGTTTCGACGATATCGGCTGGGCGGGCATCGCCGCCAAGACCGGGACGCCGCCCGAAGTGCTGGAAAAGCTGCATGCCGCGACCAACGCCTTTCTGGACGACCCTGCCACGGCGGCGAAATTCCAATCCATGCAGACCCAGATCCTGAAGACCGGTCAGGAAGCGCTCATGCGCTACACCGCCCGCGACACAATCAAGTGGCGCGATGCCATCGGCAACCTGGAATTGAGCCCGAACTGA